ACTTTGTAAGCAACACATAACACTCAGAGATTTTATAAGATCTCCACAAACTCCATTCTTTTGTACCTTCACAGTGTAAGGCATGGGAAGGGCATCTCCAGTACCACTAAATACAGTTACATTAATCATGCGAGTAACTGTTGAGGGCAATGGCAGTGACAAGTACATGAATGGGTCAAATGTAACTGAGATTTTCTTACAATCTGGGCAAACCAAAGTGGACTTGTACTGACCCTGAAACATCAACCAAATGAATTGATGTTACTGCAGAGATGTGACAATTAACAATTATCGTACACCACAAAATACGCCAAAGGGGAAAATGCTACTGAAATTTGAAcatgtatatactccctccttataaaaatataaggTGTATTCACTGTTATTAACGTCAagactttgaccaacaatttcTTTATTACTAACATACATATCATTTATGTGACTCAAAAGCATATCATAAGAAAGTTCCTTTGAATGTGAATCTATTAACATTGATTTTGCATCACAAAAATTATATTCTAACATAATAATTGTTGGTTAAAGCCTAATCCAAAAATAACATATGCCTTCTATTTTTGTATGGAGGAAATATTACAGAATGAAAGCAAAATAACTATACTATCTCTCCCACTTCCTAAAATAGCTTCAAGAAACATCAATCATGTTTCACCATCAGAGAGCAATCATTAATCAACGCTATAACATTGTTCTTTAGTATTTTCTTCTATTGAAAATACCCATCACTGCTTCATAAATCGACCAAGTAATAACCAACAATTGGTTCAAGCCAGATTCAACTCAAGACATAGCTTGATACAACGGTGCCAACCACATAAGTGGGTTCACAGGTCGACCCACTTGTCCCAACATATATACTAACCGATCAGAAATATCCAACAAATTCTACAGTGCTAACTAATAATACCAAGCACCAGAACTAGCTAGTATCTTGCACTCAGCAGCAAGTAAAAGGCTGAGCAGTTTGTGAGGTAAATCTTGGTACGCTACATCTGCTTGCAGACAGACCTGGCCTAATCTTTCAGGCCTAGTCTCAAGAAGATAATCATTGCAAAAGCAGCAAGCAATGGAAAAGGTATACTGATGAGTGGTGAATAGTTGTGAGCATACATAAACCTAATACCAAAATGAGCCATGCCACATTCAGGATTTTTGTATTTTCATTTCCAGTTTGATTTTAATTCTCTTTGTTCGGTAAATGGCTTTAGATCATTATGCCATGTTAAGGTACAAAATATGCCAACCAGCAACCAATCATCATGCCAACGGCTCAAGCACATCTCACGCCCCTACCAAACCACAACCCTACATTCCCGACTAGATTTTCTATTACATCTCTTTCCTCCCTCGGTTCCACAGTTTCACCAAATCAATTCAACGACAGAGCAGCGCAAGGCATGGCAGGCAGTCACAGAGCGGCAGTGGCACAGCAGGCCAGCAAAGGAGCAACGTCAAGCGGCACAGGTCAGCATTGGCATGTTCCGAGGAGAAACAGATACTGTTTTCTAACTGAACCAAACTGAATTATTCGGTTCAGGAGCTCTTTTTTGTGCAGCAATCATTCTGGTTACCACTATTTCAAAACCGGTTgtcaaaaaatagaaaacatccAACAAAATTAACCAAAAACTGAATATCCCCACTACTTATGAGGGCTCTACAGAAAATAGTACCCGTTCTCATCCCAAAAACGGTTAAATTTTTGTGATATAACCACTGTTGAAATTTCACCTGATCCCTGCCTCAAAAAATAACctgtttctttaaaaaagaaaataaaaacctGTTGTCTGATTACAAATAGTTTCAGCATTACCAAGTTCATTTCCATAATACGAAGATGCCTAAAGAACAACCAGAGATAGGGAACCCTTATTCAAAAAAATGCAGAAATATCTTTAAAATAATTCCAGATCCAAACAATATTTGCTCCACATGGTAAACATATACACGTAGCAAAGATTTCATTACCTGGAATTTATCAACAATTATAGAATCATTTCGAGCTTTATGGTAATTCCAGCATTCCTCAGCAAGTTCTTCATCAGGACGGCCATCGGCATCCTTTGCTTCAATATATGGTTTCTTTTTCACACGGTTGAGATCTTCATGCAGACCATCCAATAGAAATGCAAGTAACTCCTGCATAAAAGAGGGGCAATAAGTAACAGATCAATCTTCTTTAACAAAATGTGAACAATCTAAATTgccaaattttgtcaaataaATATAGCTTATCCAAACAAGAACTAAACGACAAGATGAGGGAGGCACTAATATATCAAAAAGCATAATAAACAATCCCTTATTCCGAAAGACACATTTATTAAAGGTTGCAACAGGTAATATtacacaatgaaaaaaaaatgtatggaGAAATACATCAAGTTCTGAAAACAAGCAAAGCAGGGATGCATAAGTAGTGATAAATAGGATGCATCAGTTCACAAAATGACAACAAACTGTATACAAGACGATGACGGTTATAAAAGAGAAGATTACAGCAAGGAAGATAACAGGGACGCAATTAAAACAGATTCTAAAGATGGAAAACATATTCAGGAAAAGAGCTGAAAACTTGTGTCAATGTGTGGCCAAAAAGGATGCACCATTTATCAGAACAGCGAACAAGCCAAAAAGCAGAGACAATTTATCTCTTTGACAGGACATGTTGATTTATGCTACaagtcgttgactttttttctagtcaaacttctttaagtttgaccaagtttatataaaaatttagtaacatctacaacaccaaattagtttcattaaaactaacatttaatatattttgataatatgtttgttttatgttgaaaatgtgtctacatttttctataaacttggtctaacttaaaaaagtttgactaggaaaaaagtcaaaacgacttataacaaAAGTTTGAGAAACATAGATATAATCATAGTTTGACACAATTTAAATAAACAACCAACACTATGGttaaaaaacaaatttcacaaaacctcAGGTTTGGAACGATTGTAACGCAAAATCCCAGCTTTTATAATTTGTTTCGAAGAACCCCAAATTTTTGGCCACACTCTTATACCACTATTTATGCATAACACTTGTACAATAAAATAGTATGCGGTATTGTTTTTAGTACATGTAAGAATTAGACCTGGGAGTTTTATTACCCAAAACCTAGGGTTTTGTAATAAAATCTCACAAGAAATTAATGCATATGTACTTCGGAACTGAAATGTGCCTTAACACTAACAGTGCACCGGTGTGTTGAAATGAAAATTAACTTCATAGTTCTGGGACACAACAGCATGTTATCTTAAAGTAAGAAATACGTTTATAATGTACGACTAATTAATGGAAGTTACAAAACAGAACAAAGGTGCAAAACTCAGTGTCAGCACCATTTAACAGACATTTATAAGAAGTGTTTAGGAGAAACATTCGGAGCAACCTGAGAATCATGTTGATTGTATCCACTGAACTGTGGAGCAAAACGAGAAAGTTTTGTCTTGAATGGACGTGGAGCTATAGAAGTTCGACCAGCTGACCAAAGTTTTCTCAGTAATTCTCCAAATGCTGTTGCAAGTTCACCCTGCTCAATGGAGATGTTCTCAGAAATCACCAATAAGATCATAAGTTCGCAATCTACATAATAGGACAACATGCATTACCTGTAGCCCAAGTGGATTTTCTGTATTTATCTCCCGACTGTAATCCTGTAAAAAGTACTCCACCAATGGAGGTGTATGCACCAAGGATTGTATAGCACTGTTCATGAAACATGTATTTCCCAAGTTATGTAAACCACTCAGTCCATGGATATCATCCTTTGTGCCATTGGAGAAACTATAACCATCTTCTGCGTCCCTTAATAAAGGACTAAAGCTATTATCTTGGGAAAAACTGGAACCAAATCCAGATGAAAAACCATTTGAAAATGCAGGACCTCCAGCAATTGAAAACGATGATGTTGAGGGTTCCAACGGAATTAATGCTAGTTCATTATTTGATCTTGTACCAAGATCCGAACACCAAGCATCATCTGCCTTTGCCTCTATGATAATCTGCAAGCATAAAGAAAGAAGTTGCATCTTCAGTTAATGTACAGACAGAAAATAGAAAATTGTTGGCTTGCCAACAAAATAGGGGTAAATCGTTAAGAATAATAAGATTCAGGACACCCACAATACAGATAGTGAACATCTTAGAAGCAATAGTACATATTCATACCAGTACATATTCATACCCGAACATTGCAATGGTGCAAATGTAAACCATATTCATATGATAAAACACACTGATCAGAAGCATATTCATATGATAAAGACAAATGAGCCAACTTTATTAACTCAAAAACAATTCTCATGTCAACCATAATAGAACTTGAAAAGTGCAAATGTAAATTAAGATAATAAATTAAGCAATATTTAGGAGTTAGACAATTTATGACAAAGTCATTATCCATGTGCAAGGTGACATCCTAAGGCAGACAGCAGACCATAGATGAAAAGGGCGCATagcaacaataacaacaaaaagCCAGCGACCATCTCGCTGCCAGAATAAAGGAAACAATCATAGGTTTCAGCAGATAAAACAATAGATATGTGAATGGGAATTGCATAGTGCATAATACCTCCTGGTCCATCATCAGTTGAGCTTCCTCAACCGTCTCATTAAGATTTATcagtttttttccctttgtcTTTTGGTAAAAATCCCAGATGTCGATCTGAAGCATTAAAGTAGATGGAGCAAAGAATCATATACATAACCATAACTGACACTACAGATAGAGATATTAGATGAATAAATGATGATGCTTGTACCTTAGACTGTTCGACGGACAAAAGTGAGCAAACCAAGCTATAGAGCTCACTAACTTTGGCCTGAAAGCACCAAATACAAACGTCAAAAAATAAGTCAAGTCAATTGCACAAGAAACTAGAGTATCCAAGAAAGAAGATAATAGAAAGTTAACAAATTTACTGTTCAACAAAAGAGTATCTAAGAAAGAAGATAGTAGAAAGTTCATCTTTCTACTTTTTTAGTAAAAGTGCTATTAGTTCAAGCAGTTAGTAAAACCAGCATTCAAAGTATTTGCCATTGCGCATCAAATTTGtaacatttttttccttctgGTAATAGTCAACCAAAAATATCAGatcaaattctgaaattcaaGGGCTCAGCATACCAAAGTAGAAGATCGCAACAAGCAGGTGATGAACAGATgcgatttctttgacacttcaTCACAAAGAGGGAATCCTCATTGCTTTATTTCATATAATGCAAATGTGTAAGCACTGGTTTTTATTTGACAAATGTGACTCTCCAACAATGTGATCAAGGTATAAAGAATGCCTAAACTGATCATCTAACCTATCAAATATAAGAAATGCTCCGATTTGTCCCACACAATAAGCACAGATCAAGGAGGCATGATGGCTAAGATAAGCTAATGTGAAATACAACCAAATGTTAACCACACAACCTCTTTGAAGCAATAAATTAGGGCTGGATAGTGGAATCATCATTGTAATAACTACACTATTGATTTCATCATCAATGGATAACTATGGAGGGACTACATCCCAAAAGAAATGCCAAACATTATGAAACCAGGGAAGTTTCAAGGAGCATCAGTCGCATTATTGACGGTTAATTACATATGAAGCACAATGTCACAATATAAATCAAATATACCATACCTTTCTACTAATTCTGATAATTCTCTCCAAGCTGTCTCTTCCATCAAATAATTTCAGACGGAGGGGATAGACATCCACAATGTAACTTCTGGAAGTTGGACTACTACAAATTACTCTTCTTGAGAGTTCTGGTCCACCTTTGTACCTGAAAAGTATTCATGTGTCCATGAGTTGATGATCCCAATTGAAGAAGAATGTATTCAAGTACATTAGGCCATGGACATTAGGGATAAGTTATGGTTACACTAGTATTCTGGCATAATCCATTGAAGAGCAACCTGACCTCATGAGTGAAAACGCGTACAGTATGCATTTACCAGTTAGCACATCATTGTTTTAAACAAATATCAACAGGAAACAGAAAAATTGAATAGGGCAACAACTAATTGCCAACAGACTGAGCAAACAGGACTACAAACCAGGCTTTTTTGGTTTGCACCTAAGTGGAGCACATGCAATCTACAATGTGGCATATCAAAGCCCTGGCAGCCCAAGCTTGGCCAAATGAACAAGAGCGCCTAAAGAAAATAAGAACTAAAAAAATGTCGCAAAATGGAACTGTAGTTATATGATCAAATTTTAATCAGGCAACCATTTTCTCTCATGACAAAAAGTAAAGAGACAAACCCGTGGTTTTATGGGTACAACAAACTTTCTGACATGAAGGCAGTTAAACAGACATATAACATTGCATACCATTCATGTAGCTTCCTCCATACTTCCTGGGGCACCAAAGCGTAGTCATCTCCTTCCCTCAGGGTTCTTTGAAGCTCTGGCTCATCACCAATACTGCTGCTTTCCTCTGAAACTAGCTTTGAGTTATCTATCTCTCCTGGTCTACTTGGAGCTTGAGGAAGCATGTCAGCATCATTCTCATCAGGTTTGATTAAGCCCACATAGCTTTGCCAGTTAAGCCACCAGCTGCAACATTTGCAAAGTCCACACGATGTAATTTATCAGTCACAAAATTCAGATAACATGTGCACAGCAACCAATTGAAATGAAATGCGAACGGATTAAACGGATCAACATCAAACAGGAAACCAAGTCCCACAAGCAATGCTGGATGACATTTACTTGCAGCCAACGAGAAGATCCTGCGCATTGAACTACTTGGACAgctcagatatatatatatcatgccTTACTCTATAAACTagtttgtaatatttaatacaggagtttgcaaaaaaaaacatttttattaAAGATATACTACAAAACAACTCAGCATGGTGCCTGACGATTATATCATTTTACTGTAGCGCCCCAACCAACACATCCCCGGAGCACAACAAGATTGGATCGCGACTCCGCATCACGCGCCAAACGGCACGCGTCGGATCCCCAGCCCCAATTCGAACCCCTGGATTTTCCCGCAGCATAGATAAGATCCCCACGGCCGCCACACCGCGGGAAGACGGGTACCTAGATGCTCgccggaaaaaaaaataaaacaaaatagaaCGACACTAAATCAggagaggccgcggcggcggaggcgacctGTGGGAGACGAGGTAGCGGAGATCGCCGTCCTTGACATTCTCCTCGGCCTCCCTGGTGAGCGCGACGACGAggtcccgctcctcctccgccgtgcaCGGGAGGCAGCTCGCGGCGTGGAGGAACCCCTCGGCGCTCGGTATCGTcatcccctccccgccgccgccgccgcccgcgcgatCCCGCCGATCCAGCcccctccccaccgccaccgaATCGAGCCCTAGGGTTTGGTAGCTCGCGAGACCTCCTCgcctttatttttattttctttttttctcgcgaaacaagaggaggaagacgatgaggcgaagagagagggaaggacagagaaaaagaagggaaaaaaaaaagaaacactcTCCAATTTGGAATTACGGCCTGtctgtaataataataataataataagtaaGCGGACGAGGCGGGTCGTAGAATCACCCCACGtgaatgacaggtggggccggggAAGGGTGGGCCCACGTGTCGGTGTCGTTGGGGGCGGTGGTGTGGCGGGCGAGTGTTCTGGAGAGGAGGCGTGCGGCGATCTGGATCCGTACCGTGAGGGGATTCCGCGTTCTTGGtgtcgatgacaggtggggcccgctggAGGTGGGTTTCGGTTTGGCGTGTATTGGCGGCTACGAATACCGCGTGTTGGAGACTGACTGctacggtggtggtggtgggcccacgggtcagcgtGAGTTTGTGTTTTTGAGGCCCACTGAAACTGGGCCGACCATGGGCTGGCCCATCCTGCTCCAACATCAAGCATTCAAAACCCAGCCTTTCTTGCAGGTTGGGCCTTCTTGTCAGGACTTAAAAGCATTCATCACCTTAGGACATGTTGAAAGCATGTTCACAGGTGGAATCTGGTAGAGGCTTTCAGAGACTATCTTACAACATTCATTCAAGACGATAAAAGACTAACAATCAATATActgaaatattttattattatttttccttccttttctccATCCTCACGTAGTAAAGTTTCCTTTTATAAACAGACATTATGGGTCATGCATATCTTTATCTATTTTATTTGTGTTAGAAAACTTATCTTCTTAACAACTCTAAGAGCCCACTATTAATTACCGTTATACATGCCCTTAGGGCATGATCAATGATAGAGACGGGTATGGTCTCTTAaacaatacaagattatttagaGACCATGTCTTTACGATAATTGAGACGACAAAGGCTCTAATCATTAACTCAAAAAATATTCCTTTTGTTaatattcttttcatatttttatcctCATGCAACCATATTTCCATATTATAGTGACTAAGAGTCGTTGTTAAGCCGTTGTCATACATAACAACGATGTTTtgtctctcctctttctctttcctccaTGTCAACAAGTATTTCTAATTAGCAATGCTAAGAGACCACTATTGACAatcattgtacatgcccttaggcCCTACAAGAATACTTACCATATCgaaatttttgtttggttgtgataatttttgtttggttgtgaTACACGTTTACCGATCTCACGATGACAATTCCCTAGCCCACTATTACATATGTGTAATATTTGTGGACAACTTGGATAGAGTTACACACCCACAACTCCACCACCACACTGGTGCTTTCTTGTACAATTTGACATACAACTAAACACATAATATATATACAGCATCTAACTACAGTACATCTTAAGTTGAAAGATAGGTTTAGCCCTAATTGTTTGTAACACTTTGGCAAAAAAGTGACTCAGAGTAAAATTTGCTCTATTAAAAATAACCCAAAAAAATCCAATatgggaaaattggaaccataccattataattttgcaaaatttgagatatgccatcctgacccacatgtcattaactcatgtgggtcctacatgtcattgagatacatatggcatatctcaaactttgcaaaattataatggcatggttccaaattacccaTAAAAATAATGCAATGTTGTCTTAGAGGAAATCATTATACAAAAATGACAAGAAAAATGTTTTATCTGTACCAGTACCACTATGCATTACTTAGAAAATGGCAGACCAGATCAGGGTTTTGTCATTATTTTTATAaaggggcatttgcaaatttgccactggttttttcaatattgcaaggataccactcgaatgacagttctagtggcatttttataattttttagtggcagttttgcaataacgattcaaagtagtggtaaatttgcaattgccccttTTATGAAAGGTAATGGAATAACATCATCTTTTTGCTTCAAAGAAGCTATAGCCACTTATTACATAGTCCGCTCAACAAAGAGCAAATAAAATTTAGGAATTGAAAGTGCAAAGACTAATAACTCCAACACTTGAGGAGACATACATTTATtcaattatatttgtaaatctcCATCCATAGTATATCTACATGACCGTTGACTCCAAGTTTCAATATGTAGTATGTATTAGTTCCTTGTTTTCATCATACCTTTGTAGTTATGCCCAGAATCGAAACCAATACCTTGCCAAGGAAAATACTTGCACATAAGATTGATAgagatttgtcaaaaaccataaCATTCCTAATAAGCCATAGATCGCAACATATAGCAAATGCTCTtactaaaataagttttttttttgtttttgagtCAATACCCCCTTAGCCAATTCTCAGATATATGTGAGATACTATTTGGAGGTATTAGGCCAAAAGAAATATGAACTGATATCCAGAGAAATTTAGCAAAATGGTGTACCATATATAGTGTGACACGCTCAGTTCAATTTCACAACTGACCATGGTACtcgtcctagctagctagctagcctccTGGGTTGGATGCTCTTCAAGATGCCCAATGTATAAAACCCACTTATcttatactttctccgtttctaaatatttgatgccgttgattttttttaaatatgttcgaccgttcgtcttattaaaaaaatttaagtaattattaattcttttcctattatttgattcattattaaatatacttatatgtatacatgtagtTTTACATATTCCACAAAAGTTtctgaataagacaaacggttaaatatgtgctaaaaagttaacggtgtcaaatatttagaaacggagggagcagcaACAAGGTAAAAAGCTCAACAATGTATGAAACCCACCGTTGGACTCGATGGACCTACTTACATTAAATAGCAAATCTGAGATGACAAGCTGCAATTCACATACTGTGTATGACGAGTGGGTTTAAGATATTCTCTCTCCTTTAAAACTCGTTACTATGCCTGATGCCGACTCCTTCCAGCAAAAATCTTACATGTATGGGACCGGTTTTATTGTCTTTTCACTCCTCTTTACACCTTCTAAAATCATACATTGCACATGCTCTTAATGTTCTTGCAATTGCAAATATAACATGGGACATACGGCAGACTCATATATATCCTACCTTCGGTTTTtaatataggaaaaagtacgaattacccccccgaaCAATCGCCGTCGTCCGAATTATCCCcctgaaccataaaaccggacattcttcacccccaactatgcaaaccggataAATTACCCCCTGGACCCAATCCgcagtggttttggtctacgtggcgtacacgtggcaatccagtcagcactctagtcattaaaaaaaatgtgggacccacctatcatactccTCATCCTCTCATcccctctcttttctctctcactctacccctctctctctctcaaacgggtcaacagcggcggcaggggaggacgcggcggcggcgtgcgggtggtggcggagcgcggggaggacgcggcggtggcgggcggcgccgaggaggggggatgtggaggacgacgacgaggatggcgcgcacggccgtggtggcggcgtcgccggagtTCACTGATAGCTCATGGCGCGTCGGAAGAGCGGGCACAGCCTgagcgtcgtcctcgtcgcgaaccgcctcgccgccgctgccgtcttgcttcctccgccgccgcgctcgcctcctctgccgccacgctcgcctcgccgccaacCGCCTCTGCCGTCaaccgcgctcgcctcctctgCCATCGTCCCCCCGCCAACCGCCTCACCGCGCTCGCTTCCtccgtcgtcctcctcatcccccCACCTCGGCGCTGCCCACCGCTGCCGCATCCTCCCCACGCTCTGCCACTCCTccgtcgccatcctcgtcgtcgtcctcctcatccccccccccccgccgccgcctccgcgtcacctgccgcagccaccgccgccgcggtgcaTGCCATCCTTGTTGtcgtcctcctcatcccccctcctcggcgccgcccgccgccaccgcgtcctccccgcgctccgccaccgccaccgctcgcacgccgccaccgcgtcctctcctgccgccgccgctgacccgtttgagagagagaggaagagtgagagagagaaaagagagaggatgagaggatgaggagtatgacaggtgggtcccatatttttttaataactagaATGCtaactggattgccacgtgtacgccacgtagaccaaaaccactgcggattgggtcgagggggatAATTTGTCCGGTTTATATAGTTGGAGGTGAAGAATgcctggttttgtggttcagggaggtaattcagacgaccgcgatagttcaggggtaattcgtactttttcctttaatatataacaccgttaactttttttatatgtttatcattcgttttattaaaaaatttggtGTAaacgtataaaaatataaggaaATATTTAGTGACAAATTAagtcataaaaataaaatgataattacatatttgttttgaaaaagagtaaattgcattacTGGTAAATAACCTTGTCAGGTGCGTGCAATTTAGTGTATGAACTTATAAAATGCTTATTTTGGTGTATGAACTTGTCTATTACGTGCAAACTAAGGCTAAAATGGCTCGATAAAGACCAATTTTTCTACGTTGAACATTATAAATTACAAATTAGTAGATGACTTGCATGTACATAGTAGAAATGTTATATTTGTAAACTTAGATTCCACTTTATCTTTCTTTGTTTCTGTCCCTTGCATCAGTactcatatttttattttttttatgcaatTATTATGCCTTATTATATGTTTATCCTTCTTATACTAATGTTTACATAGAGTTTAAATCAACAACAGAATCAGCAAGATTAACCTTGCAGTGCGATTTTAACCTTGTTCGCACGCACCTAACAAGTTCGTGCACCAAAACGAGCGCTTTACAAGTTCATGTACTAGATTGCACCCACTTGACAAATTTGTGTACCgccgatgcaatttactctttaaaaaatggagagagtatgaaGCTCGTGTGAGCACCTTTTGCAAAGCTGACCTGCACATTCGGCAAAAGGTCACAGATTgttttgtgtatttttttttacagaaaatCTCATTTTGAAGTTCTTATAAAAATCACGGTCTTCCCCAATATCCGACCTTCGCTCGTCGTTAGGATAGAGATCATGATGGCTCGATGCCTATGGTTTGATCCATATAGGTCTAGTGTTCACCGATTGGATCTATCGATCTGGTCTTAGTTGATTCTATTCAACAATTAGGTTTGTGTTCGTCGAGGGATGAAACCTTACTTGAATGTGTTACCATGATGAATGGAACTTGAGATTTATGGAAGAAATCTGTTAATCTAATCTTCCTTGATCCAATCTGGCATCGACGATGAAGCGTACCCTTGTTGGGGCCATCTTTTAGATACTAATAGATAAACTAGCAGTTGCATCTAAGCTGCACAAAGCCATGACACTCTTGGTGGATGCATTGGCATGAAGACGTACTAAAACTTCACACCTTCTTTCTGTATATTATAGTCGAGTTCATATGTGTCCTCGTAGTAGTTCCAGTTGCGAGTTTTATGCTTTTATCATTAGCCCAGCATTGATCTGTTTGTTCATCTTTGTTTGGATTTTTATCATTAGTGATGTTGTCAATACCTtctcttttttaaaatatgtagcTTAAGTTCATGTCGGCATAATTTACTTACTTTTTTTAACAAGTAAAACATCCCTACCATTCATCAATCTATCCAAACAAATCAACCCCCTGCGCTGCTTCTGTCTTCTGATCCGATGCTGTCTGTCCACGACCAGATCAACTCTTTTTTTTACCGGTTTCCATCAGAGAACTGTACTTAAATACTCCAGCACGAGACCTATTACTGCCAAAATGTAACCTATCACTTGGATccaaccaattttttttcttcagcttCCCAAACTTTGCAGTTCTGCAGTTGCAGTTCCGGATTCAGAGAAAGACAATaaatagtactctctccattctaaaatactACTATAAGAGAAAGACAATAAATAGtttacgccaaaattggaagcatgattgaaattggaacgatgtgacgtgaaagttaaaagtttatttacgtagaaaagttttgatgtgatggaaaagttgaagtttgaagaaaaagttggaaactaaaccaggcctatttaggttgtgttcgggaggaggggcacgcaaaacga
Above is a window of Oryza sativa Japonica Group chromosome 10, ASM3414082v1 DNA encoding:
- the LOC4348153 gene encoding ubiquitin carboxyl-terminal hydrolase 9; translation: MTIPSAEGFLHAASCLPCTAEEERDLVVALTREAEENVKDGDLRYLVSHSWWLNWQSYVGLIKPDENDADMLPQAPSRPGEIDNSKLVSEESSSIGDEPELQRTLREGDDYALVPQEVWRKLHEWYKGGPELSRRVICSSPTSRSYIVDVYPLRLKLFDGRDSLERIIRISRKAKVSELYSLVCSLLSVEQSKIDIWDFYQKTKGKKLINLNETVEEAQLMMDQEIIIEAKADDAWCSDLGTRSNNELALIPLEPSTSSFSIAGGPAFSNGFSSGFGSSFSQDNSFSPLLRDAEDGYSFSNGTKDDIHGLSGLHNLGNTCFMNSAIQSLVHTPPLVEYFLQDYSREINTENPLGLQGELATAFGELLRKLWSAGRTSIAPRPFKTKLSRFAPQFSGYNQHDSQELLAFLLDGLHEDLNRVKKKPYIEAKDADGRPDEELAEECWNYHKARNDSIIVDKFQGQYKSTLVCPDCKKISVTFDPFMYLSLPLPSTVTRMINVTVFSGTGDALPMPYTVKVQKNGVCGDLIKSLSVMCCLQSCETLLLAEVYDHRIYRYWNPSEPLCHVKDEDKLVAYRLPVGSENLLRVEILHRVVDRYTSESMFNLSRKLIGSPLVTCIPSDSTRKADIYATVSSLLAPFVRAKVHTLDESATKLNSNGPSLDGIVLTDNGVTCEEDVSTSNVDEEAADEEVLPFQLWLTDDKANKREHIDADSNGVPGSTMRLLMDWSDREHEVYDIKYMDELSVVFKPGFMSKKNRQEAVNLFSCLDAFLKDEPLGPDDMWYCPRCTEHKQASKKLDLWRLPEILVVHLKRFSYSRFMKNKLDTFVNFPIHDLDMSRYANHSRGDQPPIYELYAVINHYGGMGGGHYSAYAKLVEEDSWYHFDDSHVSSVGEEDIRTSSAYLLFYRRVGSSSCSVSKNVAVDTDMVDSLDT